In one Candidatus Nealsonbacteria bacterium genomic region, the following are encoded:
- the dnaA gene encoding chromosomal replication initiator protein DnaA, with protein MNQEELWQAVLAQIQLQISSANFATWFKNTQIVSQRDGLVFVSVPNSFAKEWLEQKYNKTIFKVLHNLDKQIKGVRYETGKTGLKTLKKITFFPKTEQLEFQEFEVERETNLNPRYTFNNFVVGPFNELAHAAGWAITQNPGKVYNPLFVYGGVGLGKTHLLQAIGNKIIKNFHQKKVKYIPTEKFVSEVISAIRNRQIEKLKLEYQKNDVLIIDDVQFLAGKEKTQEEFFYTFNSLYEKNKQIVLSSDHSPKAIPSLTERLRSRFEGGMMADISLPDLETRIAILKSKCQERKTELPEDILNYIASIIKRNIRELEGALNILIAYQKLNGSQPDLKTTKSLLKNLISSQNKIVNAKRIIHTVANFYDLREKDLISVSRKREIVLPRQIAMYLLRKELKASFPFIGRKLGGKDHTTAIHACEKINREIEKDEGLNQEIGLIRQRILYG; from the coding sequence ATGAACCAAGAAGAGCTCTGGCAGGCAGTTTTAGCCCAAATTCAATTACAAATTTCCTCCGCAAATTTTGCAACCTGGTTTAAAAATACCCAGATTGTCTCCCAGAGAGATGGGCTTGTCTTTGTTTCCGTTCCTAACTCATTCGCTAAAGAATGGCTTGAACAAAAATATAATAAAACTATTTTTAAGGTCTTACATAATTTAGATAAACAAATTAAGGGGGTAAGGTATGAAACGGGAAAAACAGGTTTAAAAACTCTAAAAAAGATAACCTTCTTTCCGAAAACCGAGCAATTAGAGTTTCAAGAATTTGAAGTTGAAAGAGAAACAAATCTTAACCCAAGATATACTTTTAACAATTTTGTCGTGGGACCCTTCAATGAATTGGCTCACGCAGCAGGATGGGCAATAACGCAAAACCCTGGCAAGGTTTATAACCCTCTCTTTGTTTATGGAGGGGTTGGCTTGGGAAAAACTCATCTTTTACAAGCTATTGGTAATAAAATAATAAAGAATTTCCACCAAAAAAAAGTCAAGTACATCCCAACGGAAAAATTTGTCTCAGAGGTTATATCTGCAATTAGAAATCGTCAAATTGAAAAACTTAAATTAGAATATCAAAAAAATGATGTTTTAATTATAGATGATGTTCAATTCTTAGCCGGCAAGGAAAAAACGCAAGAAGAATTCTTTTATACTTTTAATAGTTTATATGAAAAAAACAAACAAATAGTTCTTTCTTCTGACCACTCGCCAAAAGCTATTCCATCCTTAACGGAAAGATTAAGGTCCCGCTTTGAGGGGGGGATGATGGCTGACATATCTCTTCCCGACCTGGAAACAAGAATAGCTATTTTAAAATCTAAATGCCAGGAAAGAAAGACTGAACTCCCCGAAGATATTTTAAACTATATCGCCTCTATTATTAAACGAAACATTAGAGAGTTAGAGGGGGCCCTAAATATATTAATCGCCTATCAAAAATTAAATGGTTCTCAGCCCGATTTAAAAACAACAAAATCTCTATTAAAAAATTTAATTTCTTCTCAAAATAAAATTGTTAATGCAAAGAGAATAATTCACACAGTAGCTAATTTTTATGATTTAAGGGAAAAAGATTTAATCTCTGTATCAAGAAAAAGAGAAATTGTCCTCCCAAGGCAGATAGCAATGTATTTATTAAGAAAGGAACTAAAAGCATCCTTTCCCTTTATCGGTAGAAAGCTTGGCGGTAAAGACCACACTACGGCTATTCATGCCTGTGAAAAAATCAATAGAGAAATAGAAAAAGATGAAGGTTTAAACCAGGAAATCGGGTTAATAAGACAGAGAATTTTATATGGATAA
- the dnaN gene encoding DNA polymerase III subunit beta: MKLIILKEKLKEGINIVEKISQKSLTLPILQNTFLKAEKNFLKLSTTNLESGISWQNLAKIEKEGKICIPTRFLSTLLNFLPDKPISLELKDFTLSLECENYTTKIKGLNPEDFPIIPQPKEGESVSISNSKFCQALNQIVNIPSPSTTRPEISGIFLILQKDLIKMVATDSFRLAERKIFIKTNLSKEYSLILPHSAAKEIISIFGEKEGDLKIYLSPNQILFEYITGEISQPQIQFTSRLIEGEYPNYEEIIPKKYETQIQVQKKDFLNQIKTASLFSGKINEVKLSIDSKKGKINVFSQSPDLGEYKGFSKGNIKGKDIVISFNHRFLIDGISEVKGKELNFELTNEDGPAALKPLGSQDYLYIIMPIKAS; encoded by the coding sequence ATGAAATTAATTATATTAAAAGAAAAATTAAAAGAGGGTATAAATATAGTTGAAAAAATTTCACAAAAATCCTTAACCCTACCTATTTTACAGAATACGTTTTTAAAGGCGGAAAAAAATTTTTTAAAACTCTCAACAACTAATTTAGAGTCGGGTATAAGTTGGCAGAACTTAGCTAAGATAGAAAAAGAAGGAAAAATATGTATTCCAACCCGATTTTTATCCACCCTTCTTAATTTTTTACCCGACAAACCCATAAGCTTAGAACTAAAAGATTTTACCCTATCTTTGGAGTGTGAAAATTATACTACTAAAATAAAGGGATTGAATCCGGAAGACTTCCCAATTATTCCTCAACCAAAAGAAGGAGAGAGTGTTAGTATTTCTAATTCTAAGTTTTGCCAGGCTTTAAATCAAATTGTTAATATTCCCTCCCCATCTACAACAAGGCCCGAAATTTCAGGAATTTTTTTAATTCTTCAAAAAGATTTAATTAAAATGGTAGCAACCGATAGTTTTAGATTGGCCGAGAGAAAAATCTTCATTAAAACAAATCTTTCTAAGGAGTATTCTTTAATCCTTCCTCACTCAGCAGCAAAAGAAATTATTAGTATTTTTGGCGAAAAAGAAGGTGATTTAAAAATCTACCTTTCACCCAATCAAATTTTATTTGAATATATAACAGGTGAAATTTCTCAACCTCAAATTCAATTTACGTCACGGCTTATTGAAGGAGAATACCCAAATTATGAAGAAATAATACCTAAAAAATATGAAACCCAAATTCAGGTTCAAAAGAAAGATTTTCTAAATCAGATTAAAACGGCCAGTCTTTTCAGTGGTAAAATAAACGAAGTTAAATTAAGTATTGATTCAAAAAAAGGAAAAATTAATGTTTTTAGTCAGAGCCCTGATTTGGGGGAGTATAAAGGGTTTTCAAAAGGAAATATTAAGGGAAAAGATATTGTGATTTCTTTTAATCACCGCTTTTTAATTGATGGTATTTCAGAAGTAAAAGGAAAAGAATTGAATTTTGAACTAACAAACGAAGATGGACCGGCTGCCTTAAAACCCCTGGGCAGCCAGGACTATCTTTATATAATAATGCCCATTAAGGCTAGTTAA
- a CDS encoding PBP1A family penicillin-binding protein → MPKRKYYRKTYKKTKKKKRGINLIIKLIFFCFLFSAFCFLFLFIYYAKDFPRPEIFTERQLAQSTKIYDKTGQILLYEIYGEEKRTWVSLDSIPYYLKQAVISAEDANFYNHFGVDLKGIIRAVLADLKIGRLVYGGSTIPQQLIRSTFLSLEKTPERKFREIILSLELDRRYSKNEILEWYLNQVPFGQNAYGAEAASQTYFNKSVSEISVSESAVLAALIQAPYRLSPYGENKDNLLVRKDYVLDRMVKEGFLSKEKADESKKEEISFIEKSVQIKAPYFTLWVKQQLEKKYSEEFLRKKGLKIYTSLNWEIQQMAEGIVRERVKENKIYNAHNAGLVAINPKNGEILAMTVGTGNYYAQPFPENCIEGQTCLFDPQFNVVVGTETNPGRQPGSAFKPFVYATAFQKGYNDKNTVIDKLTNFGPWGGEDYIPKNYDGIFRGEVTLRTALAQSLNVPSVKVLLNLAGLPESIKTAKDLGITTLNPPYGPAIVLGSWEVKLLEITSAYGVFANDGLRIPPVSILKIEDSSGSIIEENKKTPMRVLNNETARLINNILSDNEARTPMFGPSSNLYFKDYQVAAKTGTTQNSRDAWTIGYSPSIVVGVWVGNNNNEAMSEKPGVVLAGPIFHNFMEQVLPEFQKEEFKPPEQEPNITP, encoded by the coding sequence ATGCCAAAAAGAAAATATTATAGAAAAACCTATAAAAAAACCAAAAAGAAAAAGAGGGGTATAAATTTAATCATTAAACTTATTTTTTTCTGTTTTCTGTTTTCTGCTTTTTGTTTTCTCTTCCTGTTTATCTATTATGCCAAAGACTTCCCAAGACCTGAAATATTTACCGAAAGACAACTTGCTCAATCTACTAAAATTTATGATAAAACGGGCCAAATCCTCTTATATGAGATTTACGGTGAGGAAAAGAGGACCTGGGTTTCTTTAGACTCCATACCCTACTATTTAAAACAGGCTGTAATTTCAGCTGAAGATGCGAATTTTTATAATCATTTTGGAGTTGATTTGAAAGGAATTATTAGAGCTGTTTTAGCTGATTTAAAAATCGGAAGGCTTGTTTATGGAGGTTCCACAATCCCCCAACAGTTGATTAGGTCCACCTTTCTATCGTTAGAAAAAACGCCCGAGAGAAAATTCCGTGAAATTATTTTATCTCTCGAATTGGATCGTCGCTACTCTAAAAATGAAATTCTTGAATGGTATTTAAACCAGGTTCCGTTTGGTCAAAACGCCTATGGGGCGGAGGCAGCAAGTCAAACCTATTTTAATAAATCTGTATCTGAAATTTCAGTTTCTGAATCAGCTGTTTTGGCTGCCTTAATTCAAGCTCCCTACCGTCTTTCTCCCTATGGAGAGAATAAGGATAATCTTTTAGTTAGAAAAGATTATGTTTTAGATAGAATGGTGAAAGAAGGTTTTTTATCTAAAGAAAAAGCTGATGAATCTAAAAAAGAAGAGATAAGCTTTATTGAAAAATCAGTTCAAATTAAAGCTCCTTATTTCACCTTATGGGTAAAACAACAGTTAGAAAAAAAATATAGTGAAGAGTTTTTAAGGAAAAAGGGGTTAAAAATATATACTTCTTTAAATTGGGAAATCCAACAAATGGCTGAAGGGATAGTAAGGGAAAGAGTTAAGGAAAATAAAATATACAACGCTCATAATGCGGGTTTGGTAGCAATTAATCCAAAAAACGGTGAAATTTTAGCTATGACAGTGGGAACGGGGAATTATTATGCTCAACCTTTTCCAGAAAACTGTATTGAGGGTCAAACTTGTTTATTTGATCCTCAATTTAACGTGGTGGTTGGAACGGAAACTAATCCTGGCCGTCAGCCCGGTTCGGCGTTTAAGCCTTTTGTCTATGCTACCGCTTTTCAAAAAGGATATAATGACAAAAACACTGTTATAGACAAACTTACTAATTTTGGACCTTGGGGAGGAGAAGATTATATCCCCAAGAATTATGATGGTATTTTCCGGGGAGAAGTAACTTTAAGAACTGCCTTAGCTCAATCTCTTAATGTTCCTTCAGTAAAAGTTCTCCTTAATTTGGCGGGTTTACCAGAAAGTATAAAAACAGCCAAAGATTTAGGTATCACCACGTTAAATCCTCCTTACGGACCCGCCATTGTTCTGGGCAGCTGGGAAGTAAAACTATTAGAAATTACTTCTGCTTATGGGGTTTTTGCTAATGATGGTCTAAGAATCCCCCCTGTTTCTATTTTAAAAATAGAAGATTCATCTGGAAGTATTATTGAAGAAAACAAAAAAACCCCAATGAGAGTTTTAAATAATGAAACAGCACGTTTAATAAATAATATTTTATCAGACAATGAGGCTCGAACTCCCATGTTCGGCCCTTCATCAAATTTATATTTTAAAGATTATCAAGTAGCAGCTAAGACCGGAACAACTCAAAACTCTAGAGATGCCTGGACAATTGGATATTCCCCTTCGATAGTTGTTGGGGTTTGGGTGGGCAATAATAATAATGAAGCTATGTCGGAAAAACCAGGAGTTGTTTTAGCAGGACCTATTTTCCATAATTTTATGGAACAGGTATTGCCAGAATTCCAAAAAGAAGAATTTAAACCCCCTGAACAAGAACCCAATATAACTCCATAA
- a CDS encoding tyrosine--tRNA ligase has translation MINSNPKKIEEVLSKGVSQILPGKKGLKSLMRKRKIKLYLGIDPTSPNIHLGNAVCLRKLKEFQNLGHEIIFLIGSFTAQVGDPSERDKKRKPLTLTQIKENMTAYKKQVAKILDISKVKVKYNSNWLTKLKFKDLIALASHFTTSRLLERDMFQKRLKQGREVWLSELLYPLMQGYDSVAMNVDLEIGGTDQTFNMLVGRKLQRIYNKKEKFILTVPLLTGLDGRKMSKTYNNVVNLTDKPNEMYGKIMSLKDNLITHYFELCVGSPLAEIKKMEKMLKLKKVNPRDLKAKLAKEIVRIYYGTRAAKKAEQDFNRVFKEKKLPLKIEEIKIKEKELNILVLLLKTKKVASKSEAKRLILQRAIKIDKVLKENWREVVKIKKGSVIKIGKKKFIKII, from the coding sequence ATGATTAACAGCAACCCTAAAAAAATAGAAGAAGTTTTAAGTAAAGGAGTAAGCCAGATTTTGCCAGGCAAAAAAGGATTAAAGAGCTTGATGAGAAAACGCAAAATTAAGCTTTATCTTGGGATTGATCCGACATCTCCTAACATTCATCTTGGGAATGCTGTTTGTTTAAGAAAATTAAAAGAATTTCAAAACCTTGGGCATGAAATAATTTTTCTTATTGGAAGTTTTACTGCCCAGGTTGGTGACCCTTCAGAAAGAGATAAAAAAAGGAAACCTTTAACCTTGACTCAGATAAAAGAAAACATGACTGCTTACAAAAAACAGGTAGCAAAAATACTTGATATTTCTAAAGTTAAAGTTAAATACAACTCTAATTGGTTAACAAAACTTAAATTTAAAGATTTAATAGCCTTAGCTTCTCATTTTACCACCTCCCGTTTATTAGAAAGAGATATGTTTCAAAAAAGATTAAAACAAGGAAGAGAGGTATGGTTAAGTGAATTATTATATCCTTTAATGCAAGGTTATGATTCGGTAGCAATGAACGTTGATTTGGAGATAGGTGGCACCGATCAAACTTTTAATATGTTGGTAGGGAGGAAATTACAAAGGATTTATAATAAGAAAGAAAAGTTTATTTTAACAGTTCCTTTGCTAACCGGTTTAGATGGTAGGAAAATGAGTAAAACCTATAATAATGTTGTTAATTTAACCGATAAACCAAACGAGATGTATGGAAAAATTATGTCTTTGAAAGATAATTTAATTACTCATTATTTTGAGTTATGTGTTGGAAGTCCTTTAGCCGAGATTAAAAAAATGGAAAAAATGTTGAAATTAAAGAAAGTTAACCCAAGAGATTTAAAAGCTAAATTAGCCAAAGAAATTGTTAGAATTTATTATGGGACAAGAGCAGCAAAAAAAGCTGAACAAGACTTTAATAGAGTTTTTAAGGAAAAGAAACTGCCATTAAAAATCGAGGAAATAAAGATAAAAGAAAAAGAACTTAATATCTTGGTTCTTTTATTAAAAACAAAAAAAGTTGCTTCAAAATCTGAGGCAAAAAGATTAATTTTACAAAGAGCAATTAAAATTGATAAGGTTTTAAAGGAAAATTGGCGAGAGGTGGTTAAAATAAAAAAAGGTTCTGTAATTAAAATCGGTAAAAAAAAGTTTATAAAAATAATTTAA
- the ruvC gene encoding crossover junction endodeoxyribonuclease RuvC — MIVLGIDPGTANTGYGIVKKAKTLKCLNYNVIHTVPNSNPGERLRIINNKLSKIIKEYKPDVLAIENVYFFKNLKTAIPVSQAKGSILLTAAKKKVPVYEFSPLQVKLAITGNGRADKKEVQKKIKKMLKLKEVPKPSHAADALAIAITYLLKEA; from the coding sequence ATGATTGTCTTAGGTATTGATCCCGGTACGGCTAATACGGGTTATGGGATTGTTAAGAAAGCCAAAACTTTAAAGTGTTTAAACTATAATGTAATTCATACTGTTCCTAATTCAAATCCAGGGGAACGCTTAAGAATAATAAACAACAAGCTCTCTAAAATAATAAAAGAGTATAAACCTGACGTTTTAGCAATAGAAAACGTTTATTTTTTTAAAAATTTAAAAACAGCCATTCCTGTCTCGCAAGCTAAAGGTTCAATTCTTTTGACGGCAGCGAAAAAAAAAGTTCCGGTCTATGAATTTAGCCCTCTTCAGGTAAAGTTAGCAATTACCGGGAACGGGCGGGCGGACAAAAAAGAAGTTCAGAAAAAAATAAAGAAAATGCTTAAACTAAAAGAGGTTCCAAAACCAAGCCATGCTGCTGACGCCCTGGCAATTGCCATCACTTATCTTCTAAAGGAGGCTTAA
- a CDS encoding YebC/PmpR family DNA-binding transcriptional regulator, translating into MSGHSHARTVKHKKDLDAKKRGKIFSKMARLISVAVKEGGPNPEINTKLRIAIETARSYNMPNDNIERAIKRSSGELTGEKLEEILFEAYGPAGTALLIEGITDNKNRALGEVKKTLNQYNGKLVKEGAVRWMFERKGCITINIKEQKEELQNKENLELIAIEAGAEDVGWRNGNLDIYVSTESLEEAKKILEEKEVKIESSSLDWKPKETINLKEKEKASCLKLFEALDENDDVQDIYSNVEL; encoded by the coding sequence ATGTCAGGACATTCTCATGCCAGAACCGTAAAACATAAAAAAGACCTGGATGCTAAAAAAAGAGGCAAGATTTTTTCGAAAATGGCCAGATTAATTTCCGTTGCAGTAAAAGAAGGGGGACCTAATCCTGAAATTAATACTAAATTACGAATAGCTATTGAAACGGCTCGCTCTTATAATATGCCCAATGACAATATAGAGAGAGCTATAAAAAGGAGCAGCGGAGAACTTACCGGAGAAAAACTTGAAGAAATTCTTTTTGAGGCTTATGGTCCAGCAGGAACAGCTCTCCTTATTGAAGGAATCACCGATAACAAAAATAGAGCTCTCGGAGAGGTTAAAAAAACATTAAACCAGTATAACGGAAAATTAGTAAAAGAGGGAGCTGTAAGATGGATGTTTGAAAGGAAGGGGTGTATTACTATAAATATAAAAGAACAAAAAGAAGAGTTACAAAATAAAGAAAACCTGGAATTAATAGCTATTGAAGCCGGGGCCGAAGATGTTGGCTGGCGCAACGGTAATTTAGACATCTATGTTAGTACTGAAAGTTTGGAAGAAGCAAAAAAAATATTAGAAGAAAAAGAAGTTAAAATTGAATCAAGCTCCTTAGATTGGAAACCTAAAGAAACAATTAATTTAAAAGAAAAAGAAAAAGCTTCTTGTTTAAAACTTTTTGAAGCCTTAGATGAAAACGATGACGTACAAGACATATACTCTAATGTGGAACTATGA
- a CDS encoding lamin tail domain-containing protein produces MENLSTPPTTFLSSILKAGIILLLIFITLPVKAASPFDIVVNEIAWMGTKTSYSDEWIELYNNTDLSINLDGWSLKAADGTPEINLTGIIPGKGFYLLERTDDTTLPDIVADQIYTGALNNKGEYLKLLDKQNNLIDEVSCTNDWFAGDNSTKQTMERKSPQLTGNNSKNWQISQNSGGTPKTKNSLKSIEAGFLEIVKETEQPKDKKEEEAEKEGLAAVGKQVFEEKPDSSDVFLIALALAVFSAITILFLKKKIKKFDLLPKIR; encoded by the coding sequence ATGGAAAATTTGTCAACCCCTCCCACTACCTTTTTATCTTCTATATTAAAAGCAGGTATAATACTGCTTTTAATTTTTATTACACTTCCTGTTAAAGCAGCTAGTCCCTTTGATATTGTTGTTAACGAAATAGCATGGATGGGTACTAAAACTTCATATAGTGACGAATGGATTGAGCTATATAATAATACCGATTTATCAATAAATCTTGATGGATGGTCGCTAAAAGCCGCTGACGGCACTCCAGAAATTAACCTTACAGGAATAATCCCCGGTAAGGGTTTTTACTTATTAGAAAGAACTGATGATACTACTCTTCCTGATATAGTGGCTGACCAAATATATACCGGGGCTTTAAATAATAAAGGAGAGTATCTAAAGCTTCTTGATAAACAAAATAATCTAATTGACGAGGTAAGTTGTACTAATGACTGGTTTGCGGGCGACAACTCTACCAAACAAACAATGGAAAGAAAAAGCCCCCAGCTTACTGGAAATAATTCTAAAAATTGGCAAATCTCCCAAAATTCTGGCGGTACACCAAAAACAAAAAACAGCTTAAAATCCATAGAAGCAGGGTTTCTGGAAATTGTGAAAGAAACCGAACAGCCGAAAGATAAAAAAGAGGAAGAAGCTGAAAAAGAGGGATTAGCTGCTGTCGGTAAACAGGTTTTTGAAGAGAAGCCTGATTCTTCTGATGTTTTTTTAATTGCCCTGGCCTTAGCTGTATTCTCCGCTATAACAATCTTATTTTTAAAAAAGAAAATAAAAAAATTTGATTTATTACCAAAAATAAGATAA